The genomic window TAATTGGCGTGGTTCATTCGGGCGGCAAGTTGATCTGCTTTTTATGCTTGCGTGACGCGAATTTCAGTTGCTGCTTTCAAAACCATATGCTGCATAACGGCCGCGGCGCCCACTTATTCCAGCTCCATCATGAACTTTTCAGGATCGATAACGCGTGACGGATGCGAAAGATGATATCGGGCGACAGCTCATCGGCTTCCTGCCCAATATGCGCCGGTTCGGCTATACGCTGACGCGCAACCAGGACACAGCAGACGACCTTGTGCAGGCCGCATGCGAGAAAGCGCTCGCCAACGCATCCGGCTTCACGCCAGGCACACGGTTCGATTCATGGGTGTTCCGCATCATGCGCAATCTCAGGATCGATCAGATCCGGAAGGGCAAGTCAGCCGGACAGGCCGAAGAGATCGACACGCAGATCGATCTCGTTGGCACGGACGGCGTGCGGGAAGCGCATGCACGCATGGATCTCGGCGACGTGTCGCGCGCCATCGCTGCGCTGCCTGACGACCAGCGCGAAATTCTGCTGCTCGTCTGCGCCGAAGACATGTCCTACAAGGAAGTGTCGGAGCTCCTCGGCATTCCGATCGGCACCGTGATGAGCCGGCTGGCACGAGCGCGCAAGAAACTTGTCGAGGGCGGTGGAATAAACGCCGACGCCCGACGTTCTCAGCCTGAAGAGGACGGGCATGGATCATGACGACACACGATTTCAGCGACGAGACATTGATGGCCTTCGCCGATGGCGAACTTGACGACGCCGAAATGGAGCGCGTCGAAGCTGCCATGAACGACGATCCGGCGCTTGCCGAGCGCGTTGCGCTCTTCATGGAAGCGCGCGAACTGGCCGAGGGCGTGTTTGCAAGCCAAGTCGCTCAGCCCGTGCCGCCATCGCTGCAGGGGGCAGTCGAGCGGATGATTGCCTCACCTGCTGCACCGGCGACCGTCCTGCCCTTCCGAGAGAAGGGTCGGGTCCCTGCAGCAGCCAACGAAAACCGGCGTGGCTTTGCGCGGTTTGCCATGGCTGCCGCCGCATCCGTCGCCATCGTCGCTGCCGGTCTTGCCGGCTACATGGCCGGCCAGGGCTCGGCGCCTGCCGGTTCCGCACAGGTCGCATTGATCGACGTTCCGGGGCTTGATGACGCGCTGCTGACGACGGCATCGGGCGACACGACCGAAATCGCGGGCGCCGGCACGCTGACGGCCGTCTCGACCTTCACAGATGGCGCAGACCGTGTCTGCCGCGAGTTCGAACTGGCTTCCGAGCAGGCATTCGTCGGCATCGCATGTCGCGCGACCGATAACTGGCAGCTCACCTTCGCCATGGGAACCGGCTCGGCCGACGGAACCGGCTATCAGCCGGCCTCCTCGCTCGACACGCTCGATGCCTACCTGACGGGCATCGAGGCCGGTGCGCCGCTTTCGCTCGAAGACGAAGCGGCGGCGCTCGCGGCTTTGCGCTGAAGTTCAGCTCTTGCGCGCAATGACCAGATGGCCGGGCACGGGCGTGCCCTGCTCGTGGCGCACGACGATCGGCTCGGCCAGCAGCCGATCGAAGCCATTCGCGGTGAGCAGGCGATCGATGTAGCTGAGCGGATGAGCGAAACGCTGATGCGGACCGACGGTAAAATCGGCTCCGCCAAAGGCCTCATCCGGCAGTGTCTCGCTGGAAAACGCGAGCAGGCCGGCAGTCGTCGTATGCTTCGCAATGCCTGAGAAGAAGCTTTCGAGCTTGCCCATATAGGGCAGCACGTCCGCAGCCACGACGAGATCGAAAGGCAGTGCTTCGCTCTCCTCGAGAAAAAGGCCGATCTCGGCGACATAAAGCTCGTCATAGACTTCGCGCTCGTCGGCGATCTCGATCATGCGTTCCGAGAGATCGACACCCACGGCATGGTCGACACTGTCGTAGAGGGCTTCGCCGACGAGGCCCGTGCCGCAGCCGAGGTCGAGCAGGCGGGCCGCACCGTCGGGCAGGAACGCCGGAAGTGCGTCGCCCAGCATCATCGGGACGGAATAGCCGAGCTGGTCGACGAGCACGCTGTCGAACACTTCCGCATGCTGGTCGAACAGGGTCATGACGTAGGCATCGGGCGCCTTGTCCGGCGCGGGCGCAAGGCCCATGGAAGCAAGCCGTACGGCAGCGCCTCCGTGATCATCGGGATCGAGCTCCAGCGCGCGCCGATAGAAGACTGCGGCCTCCTCGCGACGACCGGCCTTTTCAAGGTCCAGCCCGCGATTATAGGCCTCGGCCAGTGCATCCTCGTCGAAATCGCTCATCGCTTCAAACATCCCATCGGCTGATGACGGCGCTGGCCGCCTTTTCTCGCGCGGTCCTATCGGCAGGAACGCCGTGCGGCAAGGGTGCTGGGACGGCGATCAGGCGTGACAGGGTTTTCGCCCGCCGGTAAATTCCGGCTTGATGTCGATCAGCGGCGTGCCATCGACGCAGTCCAGCCCCCGCACCGTCAGCGTCGCGCCACCGATCCTGATCAGCCGAACGATAGAGAGCGCGATCGGGTTGGGGCGGACCGGCGAACGCAGCGCGAAGGTGCCAGCGAGTCCGCCATCGTGCTTGGGGTTCTGGACCAAAAGGTCGCGCCGCGCCTGGTCCATCCAGTAGAGCACGGCGATGTGTTCATAGGCATCCACGCCTCTCAGAGCGTCGACAAAGCGGGCGTCGAGCTCGATCGTACAGACGGGTCCCTGCTCCGGATCGCCCCTGCGCGGGCACTCCGCCCGCGTCTGGAACGGCGTGTGGATGCGACCGATGAAATAGACAGAGGCGTCAAACTGATCCGGCATCATCCCCTGGATCTCGCCTTCACGAATGCCGTCGTGTTTTTTGGAAGCCTCTGTCATGTCACTCATCACGCCAATATCAGAAAGATGAAAAATATCGGCCAGACGAAGACGAATATCAGCGGTATGTACGCTGCACGGACGGGAGATAGATCCCTTTTTCTGATCGGCTCGTTCAAGCCTTTCGGATGCGGATAGAAACTAATCTCCTTTGCATCCGCGAGATCGACACTCTTCATATCCCACAGCTTGCCGAGCGCGTCTAAATTATCTCTTGCTTGACCAAGCATCCTGTAACAAGCCAACCCCACGTAGACGCCGGTCAAAGGAATTAGAATAAAAGACACATAAAATATCGCGTCTCGCAGACCGGGACTTGTTGAGTACTTTGCCTGCAGTATCAATCCGAGTGTAGCGAATAAAAATGCTTGCATGGTGATAAGCCAGATAATTCGCTGATTATACAGCTCGTTCTCAGATCTGATCTGTTCTCGAACTTTGTCATAAAAAATCTCGATGGCGGCTTTCTTTTCAACCGATACAGACTCGACGATCGCCATTCACCACTCCCCAGCCAGTTGACACACTATTGTGCAGCTGGCGGAGCAATAAATCCACTCATTCCGCCGCGCCGAGACGTTCGATGGCATCGAAGAGTTCGGCGCCGAGACGTGTCGAGGCGCCGGCTGCCACCACCATCTGAGGCAAAATCATCCATTCCAGTGACCATGCGGCGCCGGAGCGTTCCTGTTCGTGGACGAGTGCGTGGTGGATGCCCGAGAGCTGGGTGGCGTTGAACCGGGCGAGCGCCACAAGTGTTTCGGCGCGCACCGGGTTCTGCTTGTGCGGCATGGCGGAGGAGCCGCCACCGCCCGTCATGGCGATTTCGCCGATTTCGTTCTGGGCCATCAGTGCGATGTCCTGGCCGATCTTGCCGAGTGCGCCGGAAATCAGCGACAGCCAGTTGGCGAAACGGGCGATGGAATCACGCTGCGTGTGCCAGTTCGTCTGCGGCACGTCGAGATCCAGCAGGAAACCGATGCGCGCCGCGACGCCGGCGGCGTCGTCGCCAAGCTTTTCCAGCGTGCCAGCGGCTCCACCGAACTGCAACTGCAGAAGTTCCGGACCGATGTCTTCCAGTTCGTCCAGCGCGCGCGACAGTGGCATCATCCAGGCGCGCAGCCGTGCGCCCACCGGGATGGGCATCGCCGCCTGCATGCGGGTGCGGCCGATCAGATGGTTGTGGCCGAAGCGCTCGTCGAGGTCCTGCAGGGCAGCGATCAGGTTTTCCAGTCGCGCCGCCAGCATGGGAAGCACCATCTTGAGCCTAAGGACGAGGCTCGTATCGATTACGTCCTGGCTGGTCGCGCCGAAATGCAGATGCGCCGCGTGGGGCTCCGGCACGGTCTTGCGTAATTCGCGGATGAGTTCGGGCACGATGAGCCCGTCGCGGGCGACGCCCTCGCGCAGCGCATCGAAATCCGGCGCGAAGTCCTCGCAGGCTTTTGCAATGGCAGCGGCGGCTTCCGGAGCGATCAAGCCTTCATGGGCCTCCGCTTCCGCCAGCGCCATTTCGAAGGTCAGCATGGTGGAGATTTCAGCTTCCAGCCGAAAATGGGCGGCGAGCGCGTCGTCCCCGAAATGTGCGGCGAGCACGGGGTGCTCAAAAAGCGACAGCGACATCGATACCTCCCGGCAGTCAAGATGGCCGCCTTATAACGCCAAAGGGCCGGCGATGACACCGGCCCTTTGAGCTAAGTTCGATGGCTCAGACGCGTTCAAGCGCTATCGCGATGCCCTGGCCGACGCCGATGCACATCATGGAGAGCGCGCGCCTTGCGTTGCGTTCGGCGAGTTCGAGCGCCGCCGTGCCGGTGATGCGCGCGCCCGACATGCCGAGCGGATGGCCAAGCGCGATGGCGCCGCCATTCGGGTTCACGCGCTCGTCGTCATCGGCGATGCCGAGATCGCGCAGCGTCGCCAAGCCCTGGCTCGCAAAGGCTTCGTTGAGCTCGATCACGTCGAAATCGCCGGCGCCAAGACCGAGGCGAGCGAAGAGCTTCTTTGCGGCCGGTGCAGGCCCAAAGCCCATGATGCGGGGCGCAACGCCCGCAGTCGCACCGCCGAGGATCCGGGCGATCGGGGTCAGCCCGTGTTTGCGGGCCGCTTCTTCCGATGCGACGATCAGCGCTGCCGCGCCATCGTTGACGCCGGAGGCATTGCCGGCCGTGACCGTGCCACCTTCGCGGAACGGGGTCGGCAGCTTGGCTAGCGCTTCCAGAGTGGTGTCGGGGCGCGGATGCTCGTCGCGATCGACGACGATCGGGTCCTTCTTGCGCTGCGGGATCGAGACCGGCGTGATTTCCTTTGCCAGCCTGCCGTTTTCCATGGCGCGGCCGGCTTTCTGCTGCGAGCGCACGGCGAACTTGTCCTGGTCCTCGCGGCTCACCTGCCAGTCGGCGGCGACATTTTCGCCGGTCTCCGGCATCGAGTCGACGCCGTATTGCTTCTTCATCAACGGATTGACGAAGCGCCAGCCGATCGTCGTGTCGTAAACCGCATTGTCGCGCGAAAAGGCGCTTGTCGCCTTCGGCATCACGAAGGGCGCGCGCGACATGGATTCCACGCCACCGGCAATCGCAATGTCGATCTCGCCGGCCTTGATGGCGCGGGCGGCGGCGATGACGGCATCCATGCCGGATCCGCAAAGCCGGTTCATGGTGGTGCCCGGCACTTCGACCGGCAGGCCGGCCAGAAGCGACGCCATGCGCGCGACGTTGCGGTTGTCCTCACCGGCCTGGTTGGCGCAACCATAGATGACTTCGTCGATCGCAGCCCAGTCGACAAACGCGTTGCGCTCTATTAGCGCTTTCAGCGGCACGGCGCCCAGATCGTCGGCACGCACGGACGAAAGCGCGCCCGCAAAGCGACCGATCGGCGTGCGGATGTAATCACAGATATAGGCTTCAGCCATCGCGCTGGCTCCCGAATTTGTTCTTGCCACGGCCGGTTCCTTCGTGGGCGGCCTTCGTTCTTGCCTGAAGATCGCGCAGCGTCTTCAGTTCCGTCTCGTCCGGCGCCGGCGTGACCTCGACCTGATCGGCGAACTTCACCGGCCAGCCGCAGGTTTCCTGCACCTGCTCGCGCGTCACGCCCGGATGCATCGAGACGACCGTAAATTCCTTGGTCTCGGAATCGGGCTTCCAGATCGCCAAATCGGTGATCAGCAGCGTCGGGCCCTTGGTCTTGATGCCGAGATTTTCACGGTCCTTGCCACCGGTTCCATGACCGAAGGACGTGAAGAAGTCGATCTTGTCGACCATGCCGCGTTTCGTCTGCTTCATGGTGATGTAAATCTCACCCGAAGACGAGGCGATTTCCGGCGCGCCGCCGCCGCCAGGCAGGCGGGTCTTCGGCGTCTCGTAGTCGCCGATGACGGTCGTGTTGATGTTGCCGAACTTGTCGAGCTGCGCGGCGCCAAGGAAACCGATCGTGACGCGACCGCCCTGCAGCCAGTAGCGGAACATCTCCGGCACCGACACCGTGGTGACGGCCGTGTCGCAGAGTTCGCCGTCGCCGATCGAGAGCGGCAGCACGTCCGGCGCCGTGCCGATCGTGCCGGATTCATAGATCAGAGTGATGTCCGGGGCATGCGTCAGCCGCGCAACGTTGCAGGCAGCCGATGGCGCACCGATGCCGACGAAGCACACGTCGTCGTTCTTCAGCGCGCGCGCCGCAGCAATCGTCATCACCTCATCGGGCGTAAAACCAAGATCGCTCATTTGGCGCTCCTCAAATGCTCGACGCGTCCAGCAAAGTCTTGTGGACCGGCGTTCAACACATTGTCCTGCATCCACGCCTGGAAACTATCCCGCTCCGCGGCGATCTTGTCCCAGTCGAGATAGCTCTTGTTGTCACGGTCGTAGTAGCCGTGCGCGTAGGAAGGATGAGCGCCGCCCGGCACTTCGCAGATCGCGCTGACCGTCCATCGGGGCAGGATGCAGGCGTTCGGATGCACATCGTCGAAATCCTCGACGATTTCCTCGACCGTCACCACGGCACGCTTGGCGGCAAGCACCGCTTCCTTCTGGATTCCGATGATGCCTTCGACGAGAACGTTGCCCTTCCGGTCCGCCTTCTGCGCGTGGATGAAGGTCACGTCCGGGCGCACCGACGGAACAGCCGCCAGCATTTCGCCGGTGAACGGGCATGCGACGCGCTTGATATTCGGATTAACCTGCTCGAGCCCGGCGCCGAGGTATCCGCGGAAGATTGCGCATGGCAGGCCGCTTGCGCCCGCCTCATAGGCATTGGCCATCGCCGCATGGCTGTGTTCTTCCACTTCCGGCCGGTTCGGCCAGCCGTTTTCAACCGCATCGCGCAGCCGGCGCAGAAGGCCAACGCCCGGGTTGCCGGCGTATGAGAAGACGAGCTTCTTCGCCATGCCCATGCCGATCATCTGGTCGTAGATGACATCCGGTGTCATGCGCACGAGCGTCAGGTCTTTCCGGCCCTGGCGGATCGCTTCGTGGGCCGCCGCATGCGGTATCAGATGGGTGAAGCCCTCGAAGGCCACCACATCGCCGTCATGGAGATTTTCCGCGACGGCGGTCTTCAAATCCTGGAACGTCGCCATGGATTTCCTGCCTGTTGGTTGTCGTCAGATATCGAGGAAGACGGTTTCGTCGTCGCCCTGCAGGTGAATGTCGAAGGTCACGACATCGCCGTCGCGCTGGCCGATGAGCGTTGCGACGCGGTGGCGGTGCTCGATCCGGTTGAGCAACGGATCGTCCGCATTGGCCTTCTCCTCGTCGGAAAAATACATGCGGGTGTGAAGGCCGATATTGATGCCGCGTGCGACAATCCAGAGCGTGACATGCGGTGCCTGCATCCGGCCATCAGGATAGGGAACCGGACCCGGCTTGATCGTCTCGAAGACAAACTCGCCGTTTGCCATATCGGTCGCGCAACGCCCGAAGCCGGTGAAATACGGATCGGCCGAACCGCGCATTTCGGAGGGCGAATTGAAAAGCCCTGCCGCATCCGGCTGCCAGATTTCGACCAGTGCATCCTTCAGCGGCGCGCCTGTTCCGTCAAAGATGTGTCCCTTGATGGTGATGCGTTCGCCACTGGCATCGTCAGTCAGCATGCGACTGCCAAGATCATCGGCATAGACTCCACCAATCTCCGCGAAATTCGGCGTCAGCCCAATATGCACATAAGGACCAGCCGTCTGTGACGCGGACTCCTTCAGGTGGTTCAGCGATTGCGGCATCAGTTCCCCTCCATCCGGTTCTCGAACATGGTCGAGCGGCGGCCGCGCAGGACGATGTCGAACTTGTAGGCGCTGGCGTCCATCGGGATCGTGTTCGCCATGTCGAGTGGCGCGATCAGGTCCTCGATCGCCTTTGGGTCGGCGATGGTCTTCACGATTGGGCAGAGCGGGATCAGCGGGTCGCCTTCGAAATACATCTGGGTGATCAGCCGCTGGGCGAATCCGTGGCCGAAGACGGAGAAATGGATGTGGGCCGGGCGCCAGTCATTCACCCCGTTCGGCCAGGGATACGGCCCCGGCTTGATGGTGCGGAACGAGTAATGGCCGTCCTCATCGGTGATGGTGCGCCCGCAGCCGCCGAAATTCGGATCGAGTGCGGCGACGTAGCCCTCCTTCTTGTGGCGGTAGCGGCCACCGGCATTCGCCTGCCAGAATTCGAGCAGCGCGCCGCCGACGCCCCTGCCCCGCTCGTCCATGACGCGGCCATGGACGATGATGCGCGGACCGATCGCGCTTTCACCGGGCTTGGCGAAATTGTGGATGAGGTCGTCATCGAGTTCGCCGAGGATGTCGTGGCCGAAGACCGGGCCGGTCATCTCCGACAGGGTGTTGTTGATGGACAGAAGCGCCTTTTGCGGCGAGCGGAGCACGCTCGTCTTGTACCACGGCGTATAAGCGTCCGGTTGCCAGGCGCGATCGCGCGGAAAGAAGGCACCGGTTTCGGGTTTCCTGTTCGACATCGTCGCTCCTCAGGCCGCCTCTTCGGCAGCCATCTCCTTCAACGTCTGCTTGGCGATCTTGAAGGCGTGATTGGCGGCCGGAACGCCGGCATAGATCGCCACATGCATCAGCGCCTCGCGGATATCGTCTTCGCTCGCGCCGGTATTGGCGGTGGCGCGCACATGCATCGCGACCTCGTCGTCATGGCCGAGTGCTGCAAGCAGCGCGATCGTGACAATAGAGCGCTCGCGCTTCGTCCAGTTCGGCCGCGACCAGACGGTCCCCCAGGCGCCCTCGGTGATCATCTCCTGAAAAGGCGCATCGAATTCCGACTTCGCCGCCTCTGCCCTGTCGACATGTGCATCGCCGAGCACCGAGCGGCGCGTCGCCATGCCTTCGATGTGGCGGGGAGATTTCGTCGTGGCGCTCATTTGCCTTCCTTCGTGATCTTTTCGACGAACAGCTTGATGGCGTCCGTCAGAACCACCGGCTGCTCGATGCAGGGCAGATGGCCAGCCTGCGGGATTTCTTGGTAAAGCGCACCGGGGATCAGCCGGGACAGCTCGCCTACGAGTTCTGGCGGTGTCGAGCCGTCTTCGGTGCCGACAACGCACATGGTCGGCACGTCGATCAGCTTCGCAGCTTCGGTGAAATCGGCGTCCCGGATCGCGGCGCAGGTGGCGGTGTAGCCATCGCGCGGCGTGCGGATCAGCATATTGCGGTAACCGGTGAACTCGGCGTTGTCGGGCTTGCGGTAATCGACGGTGAACCAGCGCTCGAGGATCAGGTCGGCGATCGCCTCGATGCCTTCTTCGTAGATCGCGCGGATGCGGGCATCCCACATTTCCGCCGTTCCGATCTTGTGGGCGGTGTCGCAAAGAACGAGGGCGCTTACCAGATCCGGGCGCTTGTGGACGAGGCCCTGCGCGATCAGCCCGCCGACCGAAAGCCCGCAGATGACAGCCTTGCGCACGCGCAGATGGTCGAGCAGGCCGGACAAGTCGTCGACGTGATCGTCGATTGTGTAAGGCGTCTCGCCGACATCGGACAGTCCGTGGCCGCGCTTGTCGTAGAGCACGATCGCGAACTCGCCGACGAGCCGGACGATGACATCACGCCAGATGCGGAAATCGGTGCCGAGGGAATTCGCGAAGACCAGCACAGGGCGCCCTTCGGGCGCGCCGATCAACTGATAATGCAGTGTGACGCCGTTGACCTTGTGAAACTGCATCGAATTCTCCCTCAGGCTTTCAAAGCAAATTGTATCGGTATGGTAAAATGATATTCTCGGCTTGATCCATAATCTTTTCGGTATGCGATGGACCAGCAGATCAAGTTTCGGCATCTCCAGACCTTCATGGAGGTAGCCCGCCAGAAGAGCGTGAGCAAGGCAGCGGACGTGCTGGCGCTGACACAGCCGGCGGTCACGCGCACGATCCGCGAGCTCGAAGACGCGCTCGGCGTGCGACTGTTCGAGAAAGATGGCCGCGGCATTCGCATCTCGCGCTTCGGCGAGGTGTTCCTGCGTCATGCGGGCTCGAGCGTTGCTGCGCTCAGGCAGGGCGTCGATTCCATCCAGCAGGCTTTACGCTCGGAAGGGCCGCCGGTCCGCATCGGTGCCCTGCCCACTGTTTCTGCACGGATCATGCCCGATGCGGTGGCGCAGTTCCTGAAGGAGAACACGGGAAGTCCAATCACGGTGGTGACAGGCGACAATTCCGTGCTTTTGGAACAGCTGCGCACCGGCGCGCTCGATCTCGTCGTCGGGCGCCTTGCGCCGCCGGAGATGATGATCGGCCTCTCCTTCGAGCCGCTCTACTCAGAGCACGTCATTTTTGCCGTTCGAACGGGCCACCCGCTGATGAGCAAGCCCAATTTTTCGCTCGGCGAATTGCGCGACTATACGATCCTGATGCCGACGCCGAACGCCGTCATCCGCCCCTTCGTCGATCGCTTCCTCGTCACCAACGGGATCGCCGAGCTGCCGGTGCGCATCGAGACCGTGTCAGACGCATTCGGGCGCGCTTACATCCGGGCACATGATGCGATCTGGATCATATCGGAGGGTGCTGTCGCCAACGACATTCGCGACGGGCGCGTCGCTCGCCTGCCGATCGATACGAGCGAGACCGTCGGCTCGGTCGGCCTGACGACGCGGGGGACCGGAGACCAGTCGCTGGCGCTCTCCATCTTCATGCAATCTGTCCGCGCCGTTGCACGGCAGACGGCGGACGGCTAGCGAATAAGGCTGCGGCGGAGCGCCTTTGCCACCGCCTGGGTGCGGTTGACCGTATCGAGCTTCTTGGTTGCGCGGTTCAGGTAGTGATTGACCGTGTGTTCGGAGAGTTCGAGGATCTGCGCGATGTCCGCGCTCGTCTTGCCCGCCGCCGTCCATGTCAGGCATTCGAGTTCGCGTTCGGTCAGCGGCTGCTCGAGTTTCGCCGAGCGCTGAGAGACTTCGCCCAAGCGCTGGAAGAGGTGAAGCGTCAGCAGCATCAATTGCGCGATCGCGTCGTTGTCGAGCGGCTCCCGTTCGCCGGCGAAGACGACGGCACAGCGGTCGCCTTCCACACTCTGGACCGGCAGGCAGATGCCATCGACCAGGCCGAACTCTTCATAGAGCTTGGCAGCCAGCAGCGCATCCTTTGCGCTTCTGCCGGCGACGAAGTCGGCATAGCGAAAGGAGAACGGCACGATGGACGTCCGCAAACGGGCGAACAAAGGGCTGCTGCGCATCAGCTTCTGGCGATCGAACGCGCCCAGAAATTCAGCCGGGAAATTGGTGATGATGGAGTTTTCGGCAAGGTCCAGTGAAGTGGGTGGCGGAAGGCGCAGCACCAGGAAGCACCGGTAGCCATACAGTTCCACAGTCTTCTTGAACTGGCGAAAGACCTCGAACTGAGTTTGAAGAGTCGTGATTTCCTTCAACTGGTCGAGAGGCGCGTCGCCGGATAGGCCTGACTTCATGATGGAGGCGCCCGGGTGGCTGAAGTGAGTCGATTCTTGGGTCTCGTTCGTGCCGTGAATCAATCCTTATAGGAGCCACTATCAGCAAACAAGAAACTTCCCTTGATGCGGATCAATGCTTGCCATCCACACCCTCGACGAAAGGCCCATCTTTCATAATGCGCCCCACCGCTCCATAGTCCGCCAAGAACACAGCGAGGAGGCTGTGGGGAACGGAGGAACGTGCATGCTGGGACTGATGCAGGAATGGCCGCTTCTCTGTCACAAGGTCATCGATCATGCGGCACACTATCACGGTGGCCGGCCTGTCATTTCCCGATCGGTGGAAGGCCCGATCCATCGCACGGACTACCTCACCGTTCGTAACCGCGCACTTAAATTAGCCAAGCGGTTGGACATGGAAGGCATCGCGCTCGGCGACCGGGTGGCGACGCTTGCCTGGAACACGTGGCGACACCTGGAGGTCTGGTACGGCACGCTCGGCATCGGCGCCATCTACCACACGCTCAATCCCCGGCTCTTTCCCGACCAGATCGCCTGGATCATGAACGATGCGGAGGACCGACTTCTCTTTGTCGACTTGACCTTCCTGCCCATCGTCAAGGCCATCGCACCCCAGGTGCCGAGCCTGAAGCGGATCGTCATTCTGACCGACGCAGCGCATATGCCCACTGATCTTCCCTTCCCTGCCGTCGCCTATGAAGACTGGCTTGCCGAAGCGGATGACGACTTCCGATGGAAGGACTTCGATGAGCGCACGGCCGCAGGCATGTGCTACACGTCGGGCACGACCGGCGACCCGAAAGGCGTCGTCTATTCGCACCGCTCGAACGTGCTGCATGCCATGACGGCGCTCCAGGCGGACATGCTGGGCATCGCCTCGCGCGACGTGATGATGCCGGTTGTTCCGATGTTCCACGCCAATGCGTGGTCGACAGCGTTCTCGACACCGATGGCCGGCGCGACGCTGGTCTTTCCGGGACCGGGCATGGACGGCAAGTCAATCTACGAGATGCTCACGAACGAGAAGGTGACGATCACGGCCGCGGTCCCGACGGTCTGGCTGATGCTGCTGCAGCATCTGGAAAAGGAACACGGACAGTTGCCCGATCTCGAACGCGTCGTCATCGGCGGCTCGGCCTGCCCGCGCGCGATCACTCAGGCCTTCCAGGACCGCTACGGCGTTCACGTGATGCACGCCTGGGGCATGACCGAGATGAGCCCGCTCGGGACGGTCTGCTCGATCAAGCCGGACTACGCGCATCTCACCGGGGAGGCCAAGCTCGACCTGCAGGTGAAGCAGGGCCATCCGCCCTTCGGCGTCGAAATGAAGATCGTCGACGACGAGGAACGCATCCTGCCCTGGGACGGCAAGACCTTCGGGCGCCTGAAGGTGCGTGGTCCCGCGGTGTCGTCCAGCTACTACAAGGGCCGCGGCGCCGAGCAGTTCGATGAAGACCTCTGGTTCGACACGGGCGATGTCGGCCATATGGACGCACACGGCTATCTGCAGATCACCGATCGGGCCAAGGACGTCATCAAATCGGGCGGCGAATGGATTTCGACCATCGATCTCGAAAACCTGGCCGTGGGTCATCCAGATGTTGCCGAAGCCGCCGTCATCGGCGTCGCTCATCCGAAATGGGACGAGCGGCCTCTGCTCGTCGTCGTGCTCAAGGAAGGCCGTCAGCCAGACAAACAGTCAATCCTCGATTTCATGTCGGGCAAGATCGCCAAGTGGTGGATGCCGGACGAGGTCGTCTTCACCGATGAAATTCCCCACACCGCAACGGGCAAGATCAAGAAGACCACGCTGCGCGAGCAGATGAAGGACTTCCGGTTCACAGACGGCTGACAGGGCAGCTCAGGCTTTTTGGCGGGCAGCGATCGCAAGGGCGAGGCCCGAGAGGATGAGCATGCCGGCGAAAACCAGTTCAATGGTTAGTGGCTCGGCCAGCAACAGCACGCCGGCGGCAGCAGTAATGACCGGCACGGACAGCTGAACGATCGCTGCGGCTATAGCCGCCAGATGCGGCAGAACGCGGTACCAGACCACGTAGCCGGCGGCGGATGCGAGAACGCCCGAGG from Georhizobium profundi includes these protein-coding regions:
- a CDS encoding RNA polymerase sigma factor, whose product is MTDAKDDIGRQLIGFLPNMRRFGYTLTRNQDTADDLVQAACEKALANASGFTPGTRFDSWVFRIMRNLRIDQIRKGKSAGQAEEIDTQIDLVGTDGVREAHARMDLGDVSRAIAALPDDQREILLLVCAEDMSYKEVSELLGIPIGTVMSRLARARKKLVEGGGINADARRSQPEEDGHGS
- a CDS encoding anti-sigma factor family protein produces the protein MTTHDFSDETLMAFADGELDDAEMERVEAAMNDDPALAERVALFMEARELAEGVFASQVAQPVPPSLQGAVERMIASPAAPATVLPFREKGRVPAAANENRRGFARFAMAAAASVAIVAAGLAGYMAGQGSAPAGSAQVALIDVPGLDDALLTTASGDTTEIAGAGTLTAVSTFTDGADRVCREFELASEQAFVGIACRATDNWQLTFAMGTGSADGTGYQPASSLDTLDAYLTGIEAGAPLSLEDEAAALAALR
- a CDS encoding methyltransferase, translated to MSDFDEDALAEAYNRGLDLEKAGRREEAAVFYRRALELDPDDHGGAAVRLASMGLAPAPDKAPDAYVMTLFDQHAEVFDSVLVDQLGYSVPMMLGDALPAFLPDGAARLLDLGCGTGLVGEALYDSVDHAVGVDLSERMIEIADEREVYDELYVAEIGLFLEESEALPFDLVVAADVLPYMGKLESFFSGIAKHTTTAGLLAFSSETLPDEAFGGADFTVGPHQRFAHPLSYIDRLLTANGFDRLLAEPIVVRHEQGTPVPGHLVIARKS
- the tsaA gene encoding tRNA (N6-threonylcarbamoyladenosine(37)-N6)-methyltransferase TrmO, yielding MSDMTEASKKHDGIREGEIQGMMPDQFDASVYFIGRIHTPFQTRAECPRRGDPEQGPVCTIELDARFVDALRGVDAYEHIAVLYWMDQARRDLLVQNPKHDGGLAGTFALRSPVRPNPIALSIVRLIRIGGATLTVRGLDCVDGTPLIDIKPEFTGGRKPCHA
- a CDS encoding 3-carboxy-cis,cis-muconate cycloisomerase, whose protein sequence is MSLSLFEHPVLAAHFGDDALAAHFRLEAEISTMLTFEMALAEAEAHEGLIAPEAAAAIAKACEDFAPDFDALREGVARDGLIVPELIRELRKTVPEPHAAHLHFGATSQDVIDTSLVLRLKMVLPMLAARLENLIAALQDLDERFGHNHLIGRTRMQAAMPIPVGARLRAWMMPLSRALDELEDIGPELLQLQFGGAAGTLEKLGDDAAGVAARIGFLLDLDVPQTNWHTQRDSIARFANWLSLISGALGKIGQDIALMAQNEIGEIAMTGGGGSSAMPHKQNPVRAETLVALARFNATQLSGIHHALVHEQERSGAAWSLEWMILPQMVVAAGASTRLGAELFDAIERLGAAE
- the pcaF gene encoding 3-oxoadipyl-CoA thiolase — encoded protein: MAEAYICDYIRTPIGRFAGALSSVRADDLGAVPLKALIERNAFVDWAAIDEVIYGCANQAGEDNRNVARMASLLAGLPVEVPGTTMNRLCGSGMDAVIAAARAIKAGEIDIAIAGGVESMSRAPFVMPKATSAFSRDNAVYDTTIGWRFVNPLMKKQYGVDSMPETGENVAADWQVSREDQDKFAVRSQQKAGRAMENGRLAKEITPVSIPQRKKDPIVVDRDEHPRPDTTLEALAKLPTPFREGGTVTAGNASGVNDGAAALIVASEEAARKHGLTPIARILGGATAGVAPRIMGFGPAPAAKKLFARLGLGAGDFDVIELNEAFASQGLATLRDLGIADDDERVNPNGGAIALGHPLGMSGARITGTAALELAERNARRALSMMCIGVGQGIAIALERV
- a CDS encoding CoA-transferase subunit beta, which codes for MSDLGFTPDEVMTIAAARALKNDDVCFVGIGAPSAACNVARLTHAPDITLIYESGTIGTAPDVLPLSIGDGELCDTAVTTVSVPEMFRYWLQGGRVTIGFLGAAQLDKFGNINTTVIGDYETPKTRLPGGGGAPEIASSSGEIYITMKQTKRGMVDKIDFFTSFGHGTGGKDRENLGIKTKGPTLLITDLAIWKPDSETKEFTVVSMHPGVTREQVQETCGWPVKFADQVEVTPAPDETELKTLRDLQARTKAAHEGTGRGKNKFGSQRDG